One Candidatus Symbiobacter mobilis CR genomic window, TTCTATCCACGCCTGCACCAGACGCAACTGCTTGCGGGGCAATTCACCTGCAAGAATTTCACCGTCGCCAAGGCCAATTTACGCCTCGAATTCAGCGTATCTGGCATGAATGTGAGGCAGGTTGTGGTACTGGTTGTCGAGCAAGTACAGGCGGATGATGATGCCGTAGAACATAGAAATGATTGGCACGTTGTATTCCTCGTGATATGGCTAATGTTGTCAGTTTACCTGCTCAAGATGCGTGGCGAGCGGCTACACCTGCAAGGTGCGGACTACCCAGACGGCTGCGCAAAGCACGACGCAGACTGTTTCTGGGTGCATAAGAACCAATTTCAGTAGGCAGGCGAGCCAAAACAGTGTGCGTGGTGCCGGAGCGCAGGAACCGGAATGTACTTACCGTACATGAGGATTCCGTGTACCGCCGCCGCGTGCAATGCGATGGCGCAGTCCCTACTGGAATAGGTTCTCAGTGTGAAAGACCTGTGGTGCAAGGCACAGGGATACACGGGCATGAAGCGAAAGACATCGTTGAGCGAGCCGACTTGTGGAACCGCCCATTGGGGGCCAGCACGGTGGGTGGTAGGGGGGGCGACGGTTAGAAGCCGTTGCCTACCCGATTAGGCGGTGCTCTTCGATCTTGGAGTTGGAATGCGAGCCAAATGCTCAGCCATGCGTGTTTGCCAGCCCGGACCAGTGGCTCGCCACTTCTCGATGACTTCAACAGGCAGTCTGATGCTTATCAGTTGGCGCGGGTTCTCTGACTTGGGCCTACCACCCTTGTTGATGACCGCTCGGCCAAGCATCTCATCGGTCAGCTCGGGCAGTTCCTTGTACTCGTGAGGCTTGATGCGGTGCGCGTCAACGCGCGCCAAGTCAGAACCCAAAGTATGGCGCGAGGCGGGTTTGCTCACGTTCGTTTGCCTTTCGCATACTGAACACGTGGCGATCCGCGCCACGCGGTGTGTACCCAATGACGACCAAACGCGCATGGAGGAGCCCGAAGCAGAGAATCCGGCGCTCCCCATAGTCTTTGCGTGTGTCTTCCACCTCCACGGTCAGCCCGTGGAACACAAGGGCGGCGTCCTCGAAGTCGAGTCCGCGCTCAGCCAGGGTCTTCAGTCGCTTGGCTGGATCGTAGGTCAGGCGCACGCGGTTATTGTATATACAGTAACCGGAGCTTGCAAGGGTGATGAACCGGCTGTCTGTCGGCGCCGCCTAACGTCAAAAGTAAGGTAAAGGAAGGCAGAAACATCGCAGTGGACATTGATCTGGCCAAGTTTTTCGACACCGTCAACCATGACGTGCTGATGAACTTGCTAGGGCGAACCATTGCGGGCAAGCGACTGCTGTGCCTGATTATGCGGGGGTGGACGGCGTACTTTGGCATCAGCCAGTATTACCGCCCGGTACCCGAACTGGACGAGTGGATCAGAAGGCGCATCTGAATGTGCTACGGTAAACAGAGGCGATGGCCACGCACGAAGATCAAGAATTTACTGGCATTGGGCGTAAGCCTGAAGTCGGAAATTCAGCACGGAGTTAGCAGCAACCGCTATTGGCAGATGTCCAGAACCCCGGTTATCAATCAGGCCATATCCAATGCATGGATAAAGGAACAGGGTTTGCTGAGTGTGAAAGACCTGTGGTGCAAGGCACAGGGATACATGGTTACAAAGCGAAAGACATCGTCGAGCGAGCCGACTTGTTGAACCGCCCATTGCGGACCCGCACGGTGGGTGGTGTGGGGGGCGACGGTTAGAAGCCGTTGCCTACCCGATTAGACAGCGGTGCTAAACAGGTGGCGCACGCGACGCACAACCCACGAACGGCAGCTAGCGTATAAAAGCCAAAACAATCTCTGAACAGCGAGTGCAACAAAGGCGCAACGACTGCAAAAATGATATCTGCCAACATAGATGTGACAAGTGCGTATTTCGCGGAACGTGACCGGTGATTTCACGCGAACGTGACCGATAGTGGGTGCGAAATGGATAGGGCTAGATGGTAGGTTCAATCGGTCACGCTTTCGTGAAATGGCGGACACGCTTTTGCGAAACGCCGGTCACGATGGCATGAAATGGGTACGGGGATAGGGTTATCCACGGTGCCGTTCGCCGCAGGTATCTTTCCTGCCGGAGGTGGACGGCGCGGTGGGTAACCCGGTTTGGATGGAACCGGTCTCACTGAAGTTCTTTCTGTTTGCGCATGGATTCGCCCGCTAGGGCAATCTTGTGCGCAGCATGGATGACTCGGTCGAGAATGGCATCGGCCAGTGTGGGATCGTTCAGGTAGGCATGCCAATGCTCGACCGGCAATTGGCTCGTTATCAGGGTCGATCGGGAGCCGACGCGATCGTCGAGAACCTCCAGCAGGTCATTGCGCTCGGACTGGTTGAGCGCAGCCAGGCCCCAATCGTCCAGGATCAGCAAGTCCGTCTTGGACAGGCTGGCCAATTTCTTGCCGAAACTGCCATCACCGTGCGCGATGCGCAGTTCCTCGAAGAACCGGGGGGTACGAACATACGCCACGGACAGTCCCTGACGGCATGCGGCGTTGCCCAGTGCGCAAGCAAGCCAGGTCTTTCCACACCCCGTGGCACCCGTCAAAATCACATTTTGATGCGCTCGTATCCACTGGCAGGAACCTAGCTGCGCCATGGACGCTTTGTCCAGTTTCCGGTCGGTGCCGTAGCGCACATCCTCCAGGCACGCTTGACCAGACTTCATGCGGGCCTCGCGCAGCAGACGAGAAACACGGCGGTTTTCCCGCCAAGTCTGTTCACGATCGACGAGCATGGCGAATCGTTCGTCGAATGACAGGCTGGCGGCTGCGCTATTCGTCTGCTGCTCTTCGAATGCGGCAAGCATGCCAGGCAGACGCAGGGTCTTGAGAGTTTGTACGGTCTGTTCCATCAACATGATTCCTCCTTCATCAGTGGTAGTAATCAGGCCCACGCACATTGGCATGGCTGGGCAAGGGCGTGTCAGTTTTGGTGGGATCGACGGGCTGGCGATCAAGACCTTTGTCCAGGATCGATGCCACCGACCGGAAGCGATACGCGCCAATAGCCAGTGCCCGGGTACAGGCGGCTTCCATCCGTTCCGCGCCCACCTTGCGGGCCAAACGCATCAGGCCGAGGCAGGCGCGGTACCCCTGCTCTGAATGCTGCTTTTCCAGGAGCATGCGCTGAACCAATTCGCCAGTGGCAACGCCTACCAAAGTCCCCCAGGCGATCAACTTCCCAGGTGTCCACTCTGCATGGGCGCGGTGCGCCGCCGGCATGTGTTCGGCCACGGTCGTGTAGTTGCCTTTGCTGGTATTGCGCGCATGGCCTGCCACCCTGCGATTGCGAGCCAGGATTTCCACCATTCCTTGCGTAATGCGCAATTCGACTTCCTGCCGCGCCAGCACATGCGGTACGCTGTAGAAATGGCCCTCGAACTCGACGTGATAGTCGATATTGACACGTGCGCGTTTCCAGTCTGCCAGTTCGAATCGGGTGGTCGGCAGGGCTTTCAGGCACGCAACGTCCAGCCTCTCGAATGCTTCCCGCCGGGAACCAGGCAGTTTCTTGAATGGCCGGTCGTTCAGCACTGGCAATAGTTCACCTACGGCACTGTCCAGTTCCACCAGCGAGAAGAATTGGCGATGCCGTAGTCGCGCCAGAATCCAGCGCTCGACCACCTGAACACCCACTTCGACCTTCGCCTTGTCCTGCGGCTTCTTCGGTCGCGCAGGCAATATCACCGTTCCGTAGTGTTGGGCAAATTCGGCTGTTGCCCGGTTCAGTTCCGGCTCATAAGCGTTGGCGACTTTGACCAGCGCCTTGGGATTGTCCGGAACGATCAGTTTTGTCACGCCACCTATGAACTCGAGCGCCCTGGCCAGCCCGCCCAGCCAGTCTGCCTGCGTTTGCCCAGCCGTTGCACAAGCAAAGGTGTAGCTGGATGCGCCCAGCACGGCAACAAAGATGCTCGCCACTCTGCTCTCACCAGTGTCGGCATCGAAGATCGCAACGGTCGGGCCCGCAAAGTCGGCAAACAGCTTTTCACCTGCACGGTGAATCTGACGCATCGAGCGCTTGAGCGAACCAGCCCAAGCTCTGTAGCGGGTACAAAAAGCTGTGTACTGGTAAGCCGTTTCCCCGGCCTCTTGCTTGTACTCTTCCCACAGCAGGGTGAGAGTGACACCTTTCTTCTTCAGCTCCTGGTGGATCAGCGCATGGTCAGGCTCAACAAATGCCGACTCCCGGGCAGCCAATTGGCGATACAGCCGATGCTCCAGAGCGCCGTCATCCAGGTCGTCTGGCAATGGCCATTTCAGCCCGGCGTTCTCCGCCAGCTTCAGGTATTTCGATACCACCCCTTTCGATAGCCTCAGCGCCCGGGCAATCGCCTCCAGACTCAGGTCAGTGTCGTTTCGGTAACGCAGTACGTCTCGAATTTTTCTCATGGATAGTCTCTCTTGTGGCATCCCCGCTCGCTTTCAAAAAAAACAGCAAGGCTACTTCGGACTATCCATCACGCTCCCACTCAGCGGTCACGTTCACCGTGAAATCGCGGTCACGCTTTCGTGAAACGCCGGTCACACTTCTGCGAATTCGCGGTCACGTTCGCGTGAAATACGCAACAAGGGCTAGAGGCAAAAAGAGCATATCGATTTGAGCTGCCTAATGTACATTGTCAGTTTTCCTTGACAACTCATTCGCCAGCATCTCTGCCTGCTTAAGCACCGTCTCGGTGGCCAGCTTCTGCATGTCCGGCGGATACCCGAATTGCCTCAAAGTCCTTTTGACAATGACTTTGAGTTTCGCCCTCACGCTTTCCTTGATTGTCCAATCGATTGAGGCATTGGCCTTTACCTTTTCAAACAGCACCACAGCCAGTTCGCGTAGCTTGTCCTGTTGCATTAACTCTCTGGCGCTGTCGTTGTTGGCCACGGCGGTATAGAAGGCGTACTCATAGTCGCTCATGCCCATCTCTTTGGCTTGCTTGTCTGACTTGACGATCTCCCTGCTGATGTTGATCAGCTCGTCCATGACCTCCACCGCCGTGATCACCTTGGCATGGTAACGCTTGATGGCGTCTTGCAGCATTTCCATCAGCGTCCGGCTTTGCACCAGGTTCTTTTTGGCGCGTGCCTTGATTTCGTCGCCCAGCAGTTTTTTGAGCACTTCCAGTGCGACGTTTTTATGCTCCCTGTTTTTTAGCTCCAGCAAGAACTCTTCAGAAAGAATTGAAATATCAGGCTTCTTGATTCCGGCAGCGTCAAACACATCAATCACTTGCTCCGACACCAGCGCCTTGTCGATCACCTGGTGAATGGTCGATTCAATTTCGTCGTTGGTACGACCTGAACCGGTGCTGTCGAACTTCGCCAGCCGCGCCTTCACCGCCTGAAAGAAGGCGATTTCATCCTTTACATCCATGGCTTGCTCGTGCGGAATGGCGATGGCGAACGCCTGCGACAAAGCGGTGACTTGGTCGATATAGCGCTTCTTGCCATCTTCCAGCCCGAGGATATGCTCCTCGGCCGCCAGAATCATGGAGAGTTTCTTGGCGGTGTCGGCTTCGAAATAATCCTCGTAAGGGAAGCCGTGATACATGCCAGCCACCACTTCGATCTTTTCCAGCATCAACGCTACAGCCTGTTCCTGGGCCAGCATGGGGGCGCCCTTGCCTCCGGCATCGGCATAGAACGACAAAGCCTGTTTGAGATCAGAGGCAATGCCCAGGTAATCCACTACCAAACCCGCTGGCTTATCGCCATATACCCGATTCACCCGTGCGATGGCCTGCATCAGGTTGTGGCCCTGCATGGGCTTGTCGATGTACAAGGTGTGCATACAGGGCGCATCGAAGCCGGTGAGCCACATATCGCGCACGATGACCAGCTTCAACTCGTCCTCGGGGTCTTTCATCCGCTCGGCGAGGGTCTTGCGTTGTTGTTTGGTGGTGTGATGCCCGGCCAGTGTCGGGCCATCCGCAGAGGCCGCCGTCATCACCACCTTGATCACACCCTTGGTCAGGTCGGGTGAATGCCATTCTGGTTTCAGCTTGATGATCTCTGCATACAGTTCTGCCGCAATGCGCCGCGACATGGCCACAACCATCGCCTTGCCCGCAAACACTTCCTGTCGCTTCTCGAAATGCGCGACGAGGTCCTGCGCCACATTCCGGATACGCTGCTCGGCACCGACCAGGGCCTCCATCTGCGTCCATTTGGCCTTGGCCTTCTGGGTCTCGGTCAACTCGTCCTGTTCCAATTCCTCATCCAGCTCGGCAATCAGTTTTTTGCCCTCATCGCTGAGCGACACCCTCGCCAGGCGGCTTTCATAATAAATCTTCTTGGTTGCGCCATCTTCCACCGCCTGGGCAATGTCGTAAATGTCAACGTAATTGCCGAACACCGCCGGGGTATTGACATCGGTCTTTTCGATGGGCGTCCCGGTGAATCCCAGATAGGTCGCATTGGGCAGGGCATCGCGCAGATACTTGGCAAAGCCGTACACCACCCGCTTGCCGATGAGGTTGCCTTGCGCGTCCTTCTCATCCACGGTTTTGGCCTTGAAGCCGTACTGGGTACGGTGCGCCTCGTCGGCGATCACCACCACATTGCGGCGGTCGGTCAGTTCCTCATAGACATTGCCTTCTTCGGGCTGGAACTTTTGCATGGTGGTGAAGATCACCCCGCCAGAGCCAACCTTCAACAACCGCTTCAGATCTTTGCGGTCATCCACCTGCACCGGCTCCTGTCGCAACACCTGCGTACAGGCGGCAAAGGTATCGAACAGTTGATCATCCAGATCGTTGCGGTCGGTGATCACGACAATGGTGGGGTTATCCAGCGTCAGCACGATCTTGCCGGTGTAGAACACCATCGACAGCGACTTGCCGCTGCCCTGCGTGTGCCACACCACCCCGGCCTTGCGGTCGCCCGGCGGCTGGGTTTTGACGCTCGCAACGCCGTAGCTTTCCGGTGTTTGCGCCACACACGGCACCGCGCTACTTGCTGCCCGCAAGGTGGAAACCACCGCCGCGTTGACGGCGTAGTACTGGTGATACGCTGCCAGCTTCTTCACCGTGCTGATGCTGATCACACCCGTTGCCGGGTCTTCCTTCTTCGACTTTTCAAACACAATGAAGTGGCGCAGCAAATCCAGCAGCGTCGCCTTGTTCAACAGGCCATTGATCAAAGTCTCCATCTGACTGATCAGCGCGGATGCCTCCAACTTGCCGTCCGCCGTCTTCCACGCCATGAAGCGCGACAGCCCTGCTGAGAGCGAACCCACCTTGGCCTCCAACCCGTCGGAAATCACCAACAAACCGTTGTAGGTGAACAGGCTGGGAATCACTTCCTTGTAGGTCTGCAATTGCTGATAAGCGGTTTTGATGGTGGCGTTTTCATCGGCAGCATTCTTGAGTTCCATCACCACCAGCGGCAGACCATTGACGAACAAGACCACATCCGGGCGCTTGCTCTGATGCCCATGATCCGAATGGCCGATCACCGTCAACTGATTGGCAATGACGAATTCATTGTTATCGGGATTGGCAAAATCCACCAGCCACACCAGATCGCCGCGCTCGTTGCCTCTGTCCTGATAGACGACCTTGATGCCCTCGGTCAGCATGCGGTGAAAGGCTTCGTTGTTGGCGATCAGCTCCGGCGAGTTCAGGCGCTGAACCTGTTTGATGGCCTCCTCGCGCACATCGGCAGGAATGGACGGGTTGATGCGCGCCACCGCCGAGCGCAGTCGCTTCAGCAGCAACACATCCTCGAAGCGCTCACGCTCCGGCGTTTCGCTGTCTGGCGCAATATCCGGCCCGTAGATGTATTGGTAACCGAGTTTCTCGAATAGCCCGATAGCGAAGGTTTCGATGGCCGACTCGGTGAGCTTATCCATTCCCACTGACCTGATTGAGCGCCAGCATATTCACGATGAGACGAATCAGCGTCTCTTTTTGTTTGGGATCAGACTCTGCCACCAGCAAAGTCAGCGCAGCCAAACCGGTATCGTTGATGACCGGCTCGCCTTGGGGATTGAGCAGGCGGCCATTGCGGTGCAGAAAATCGACGAACAGAAAGGCGCCGCTGCGTTTGTTGCCGTCGGCAAACGGGTGATTTTTGACCACAAAATAGAGCAGGTGAGCGGCCTTGCTTTCGATGGTGGGGTAAGCTGGCTCGCCAAAAACCGTCTGATTCAGGTTCCCCAACAGCGCACTCAATCCATCGCCCCGCAGTTGGGCAAAAAGCTCGGTCGCTTCACCCCGCTTCATCAACGACTGCTTGAGCGCTGTTAGCGAACGCATGGCCTCCGCCTCCGTGGGCAGATCCCCGCCTGGCTGGCCCCCCGGTTCGGTCAACATCCCCTCGTCGTAGCGTTGCAGCCAGAGAAAGGTCTGGGTATAGCGGCTGACGATCTCCACCAGCCCGCTGCCCGCCTCGGCGGTGAGGGTCTGAGTTTGCGCCGCCTTGCGGATCAAGGCCAGCGCCTGTTCCAGCTCGGCAGCGTTTTGCTCGAAGCGGGCCTGATGCAGGGTGTACCCCTTCACCAGGTGCTGCCGCAGCACTTGGGTAGCCCAGCGCCGGAACTGCACTCCCCGCCCGGACTTGATGCGGTAACCGACTGAAATAATCACATCCAGGTCATAAAGGGTGACCGGCTTGTCGGAATTTGCAATATGCATTTTTTGCATATTGCTTTTTTCGCTGACCTCGCCCTCGGCCAAAGCATTGCGGATATGCCGCGAGACAACAGATTGATCGCGCCCAAATAATTCGCTCATCTGCTCCTGCCGCAGCCAGACTGTCTCCTGCTCCAGCCTGACATCGATCTGAGCCTTGCCATCCTCGGTTTGGTAAATCTGGATTTTGTTCTGTTCCATGGCTGCCTCCCTAATGTTTGTAGTCCACCCGCACTTCGCCGCTCATGAGTTTGGGGAGGAGGGTGTCGCGGAGGGTTTCGAGGGTGCGGATTTGAATGTGGTTATATTCAATTTTGCCCCATGCATTATCTGCATATACGGAGAACTCGCGGAGCCTATCATCCGGTGGTCGTTTAAACTCTAAACATTCAATATCGGATGGCTTTAATGATGGATAAGTCGAGGTTGAAGCCTCTGCGATGGAATGCAGATACTCAGTCATATCGCTCATTGTTAGCAAGATATAAATGAAATGAGGATTAATGGTTTGACAACTGATGACGCAAAAGCCAGTTGAAACGATAATATCCTCATCGGGATGTTTAATTATTCCGTAGTGTTTTTGATCAGGGCGAACGGTAGAAATCAGGATGTCATTGTGTTTAACGATACGTCGCGCCCTGCTTGGTGCGTCATTCATATCAAGAATCTGAAAGCCTTCAATGATTCCCTCATTTAACGATCCCGTATCCAAATATCGAATTGTTTTTAGCTTTGAGTTATTTGTAATACTCAAAACATTCGTCTTTACGAAATCACAGACTTTTACTGTTTCCCAATCCTCCTGCGCTTCTTCCACGAACCACTGGCGGAAGAGGGTTTCGGCCATGCCTTCGAGGGTTTTGTTTGGGCGGTGGAGCAGGTTGATTTTGTCGTCAAGGCTGGAAAGCACCGAGGCGATGGCGCGTTGTTCGGGGAGGGGGGGATAGATACTTCAACTTCCTTCATATCTCTTATGGGTAACTGCGGTTGTGCGCTACCTGAAGTAAATGTATGGAAATCGCTCTGTAACTTTCTGAAAAGGTAATAGTTGAATGCTGGCAGTAGTTTATCCTTCTTAGGTCTAATGATTACCATTCCTGAGTTAATTCGGACGTTATCGTAAATTATTGATGAATCATAAAAGCCCAAATTCCCGACAGTTCCACGAGTTGTCAAAACTAAATCATCGCGTTCCAGTTTACCTTTGCGAAGCAATTCATCTCGTTCTTTCCTTATAAATTGGCATTCAGAAAATTCAAATCCATCAATACGCACGTTTTTCGTGCTTAAAAAAAGACAGTATCCGCGTGGCATGAATTCATCCTGCGACGGGTAGTTCTTGCCTCGGTCACCATCAAGTATCTCCAATGGGGCTTTAGCCAGATTGCATTCTTTCCACTCGCTCATAACCCCACCCTCCCCAACATCTCCATAACCCCCATCTCCATCCTCGAAAACGCAAACCACTTCTTGCCCAAATCCTTCAGCGAGGCACCGATGTGGTAGATATCGTCGTCGATGATCAAAAATCGGTCGTGGGCGAGTGTGAATTCTCGCGCTTCGATCGGCGGGTACTGCGCGTTAAATTTGTCGATGTCCTGGGAGAGTTCGCGGCTTATTGTTCTGGTCAGCAGTTGCACACTCACCCCCGCCTTGCGCTTGGCGAGCAGAAGCAACACACTTTCGTCCACATAGTTGTCGATAAGGATAATCCGGCGGCCGGCGGCGCGGATCAGGTCGGCTACAAAGGCGTAGGCATCAAAAACCTGACCGTCGTAAAAAATCCCCTGCTTGGGGATCACCGATTGATCTTCAATAGCGTTGAGGAGTCGTTCAACTTTCTGATCGGTCTGGGCTTGCCACAATTCCAGACTGTCCAATCGCTGAAAGACTTGGGCGTTAGAAAGAAGAAAGCGGCGCATGGCGACAAAAGCGTTCATGATTTGAACGCTGACTTTGACTGCCGTTTCACTGCGGAGCACTGCCGAAAGCATGGCAATACCCTGTTCGGTAAAGACATAGGGTGAGTGTCTTCGTCCGCCCCAACTTGAGGTCGCAAATTGCGACCTCAAGTTTTCGAGTTCAGCCTCTGAAGGTTGAAACATAAACTCGGCAGGGAATCTTTCGATATTGCGTTTCACCTGTTCATTGAGCCGCTTGGTTTCTACCCCGTACAATTTCGCCAGCTCTTCATCAAACATGACCTGAATGCCGCGTATGGTGTAGATGTGTCTTTGAATATTATCAGCAAGAATCAAGGAGCTATCGCTCATACCCTCACCCTCCCCAAACTCTCTGCAATCAAGGCATTCAGTTTCGCTTCTTCCTGCAACTGCGCCTCAAACTCCGCCTTGAGCTGGGTAAAACGTTCCTTGAAATCGAAGTCGTCCTCATCGTCCGGCAGGCCGACATACCGTCCCGGCGTGAGCACATAGTCCAACTCACGGACGCGATCAATACCGACAGATGCACAGAAACCGGGAATGTCGGCATACGTAGGGGCAACCCCCCGTGGTTGCCCAGTTTGCGGTTTCCCTGATTGCGGTTTCCCAATGTCATCGGGGCAGGCATGGGGGCCTGCCCCTACGGGGGATCGCCACGCATGATAGGTGCGGGTGATGGTGGCGATGTCTTCTGCGGAAAACTCCTTGGTGCGGCGGTTGATGAGGTGGCCGAGGTTGCGGGCGTCGATAAACAGGATTTCATCTGCGCGGTTGCGAAAGCCCTCACCCCCAGCCCCTCTCCCAAAGGGCGAGGGGTTTAGGCGGTTGCGGCTCAGAAACCACAGGCAGGCGGGGATTTGGGTGTTCAAAAACAGCTTGGCGGGCAGATTGACGATGCAGTCCACCAGCCGCGCCTCGACCAGCGCCTTGCGGATGTCACCCTCGCCGGAGCTTTTGGAGGTGAGCGCGCCCTTGGCGAGCACGAAACCGGCCTGTCCGCCGGGGTTCAGGTGATAGAGGAAGTGTTGAATCCAGGCGTAGTTGGCGTTGCCGGTGGGCGGCACGCCGTGTTGCCAGCGGCCATCCTTGCGCAGCAGGTCGCCGCTCCAGTCGCTGTCGTTGAAGGGTGGATTGGCGATGACGTAATCGGCCTTGAGGTCTTTATGGGTGTCGTTGAGGAAGGAGCCTTCGTTGTTCCATTTCACCTGCGAGCTGTCGAGGTGGCGGATGGCAAGGTTCATCTTGGCCAGACGCCAGGTGGTCAGGTTGCTCTCCTGCCCGTAAATGGAGATGTCGTCGACCTTACCCTGGTGGCCGGTCACGAACTTTTCTGATTGCACAAACAGTAACTTCTCAAAAAGTTATGGCAATATATTGTTTTTCGTAAAAAACAGCATATAATGCTATCCATGGATCAAGCACAGATACTAGCCAGAGACGAGTATACCGTGTCCCCTGTGCCGAGTCTCCCGCAAATTCCTGCAGAAGAAATGTGTCTGCATTGCAAAAATAAGTCGGATATTATTGATGCGCAAGCTGAAACCATCCAAGAATTGAAAACAGAGATTCAGCAGTTGCGCGATGAAATCGCTATCCTCAAAGGTGAAAAATCAAAACCAGTATTAAAGCCCAGCAAAATGGACAAAAATACTGATCTGGATGACAATCCCCCACACAGTAACGGCAGTGGCGTAATCTCCAAAAGACCTGGTTCCGCAAAGCGCAGCAAAACAGCTCAACTAATCATCCACGAAATTCGCATCATCAAGCCAGCAGGCCCGATTCCCTCTGGCGCTCGGCTAAAAAGCTATCAAAACTTCGTTGTTCAAGGCCTCATCATCAAGGCACACAACATCTGTTATCGCCTCGCTTGTTATCAAACCAATGACGGGAAATGCCTCAGAGGTCAGCTCCCACCAGAATTGCAAGGCCAGCATTTCAATCCTACATTGCGCAACTATATTCTGTACCAACATCACCACTGCCATGTTACACAGCCACTTCTCTTGGAGCAATTGAGCGAATGGCATATCGATATCTCGTCAGGTCAAATCAATGCCCTGCTGAGTCAACATACTGAACCATTCCACACAGAAAAAGATGAAATACTGGCCATCGGTCTGCAAAAAAGCCAGTACGTCACAGTCGATGACACCGGCGCACGTCATGCAGGCCAGAACGGCTACGCCCTGCACGTCGGGAACGAGGACTTCGGCTGGTTCCAAAGCACCGACAGCAAGAGCAGAATCAACTTCCTCCAATGTTTGCACGCCGGTCCGGTCACAACCCAGGTCAACGAACATGCCCTGACCTACATGGAAGAACATGGCTTGAGTAATGACGTATGTAGTCAGCTACAAGATCATGCCACTCCTGAGTTCTTAAGCATCGAACTATGGCGCAAACATCTCGAAGCATTGAAAATCGATAGTGAGACGCACGTACGTATCGCTACGGAAGGTGCTTTACTTGGGAGCCTGGTAGAAAAAGGCTTCAACCTGAAATTGGCAATCGTCAGTGATGGAGCCGGTCAATTCGCAGTCCTGTTGCACGCTCTGTGCTGGATACACGCCGAACGTCTTGTTCACAAGCTGATACCGGTCAATGAAGGGCAGAGACAAGCTGTAGCGCAGGTGCGCTCCGATATATGGAGGTTGTATGGCGATTTGAAAGCATACAAGCGCAACCCGAACGCGAATATGGTAGAACAGTTCGAAAAACGTTTTGATAGTGTTTTCAATAGAAAAACCGGCTACCAAACACTAGATAATCTCCTGAAGCGCTTGTATGGGAAAAAAGAAGAGTTGTTGTTAGTATTGCAACGACCAGAAATCCCGCTACATACGAACGGAAGCGAAACTGCCCTTCGGGATTTGGTAAAGAAACGAAAAGTGAGTGGTGGAACCCGTAGCGACCTTGGGCGACAATGTCGAGATACGTTTGCGAGTTTGAAGAAGACTTGTCGGAAACAAGGTATTTCGTTTTGGCGGTATTTGGAAGATCGCATCACACAAACTAATGCCATTCCGCGATTGGCGACGCTCATTCGTACCTAATACACTATTTGCAATTTCGCCATAACTTATTGAGAAGTTACCACAAACATACCGCCAGAGCCGCAGCAGGGGTCGAGCACCCGGCCCTTGTACGGCTCCAGCATCTCCACCAGCAGTTCGACCACACTGCGCGGGGTGTAGAACTGACCGCCCTTCTTGCCTTCAGCCAACGCAAATTCGCCGAGGAAATAC contains:
- the rhuM gene encoding virulence protein RhuM/Fic/DOC family protein encodes the protein MEQNKIQIYQTEDGKAQIDVRLEQETVWLRQEQMSELFGRDQSVVSRHIRNALAEGEVSEKSNMQKMHIANSDKPVTLYDLDVIISVGYRIKSGRGVQFRRWATQVLRQHLVKGYTLHQARFEQNAAELEQALALIRKAAQTQTLTAEAGSGLVEIVSRYTQTFLWLQRYDEGMLTEPGGQPGGDLPTEAEAMRSLTALKQSLMKRGEATELFAQLRGDGLSALLGNLNQTVFGEPAYPTIESKAAHLLYFVVKNHPFADGNKRSGAFLFVDFLHRNGRLLNPQGEPVINDTGLAALTLLVAESDPKQKETLIRLIVNMLALNQVSGNG
- a CDS encoding restriction endonuclease subunit S — translated: MAETLFRQWFVEEAQEDWETVKVCDFVKTNVLSITNNSKLKTIRYLDTGSLNEGIIEGFQILDMNDAPSRARRIVKHNDILISTVRPDQKHYGIIKHPDEDIIVSTGFCVISCQTINPHFIYILLTMSDMTEYLHSIAEASTSTYPSLKPSDIECLEFKRPPDDRLREFSVYADNAWGKIEYNHIQIRTLETLRDTLLPKLMSGEVRVDYKH
- a CDS encoding restriction endonuclease subunit S codes for the protein MSEWKECNLAKAPLEILDGDRGKNYPSQDEFMPRGYCLFLSTKNVRIDGFEFSECQFIRKERDELLRKGKLERDDLVLTTRGTVGNLGFYDSSIIYDNVRINSGMVIIRPKKDKLLPAFNYYLFRKLQSDFHTFTSGSAQPQLPIRDMKEVEVSIPPSPNNAPSPRCFPALTTKSTCSTAQTKPSKAWPKPSSASGSWKKRRRIGKQ
- a CDS encoding type I restriction endonuclease subunit R: MDKLTESAIETFAIGLFEKLGYQYIYGPDIAPDSETPERERFEDVLLLKRLRSAVARINPSIPADVREEAIKQVQRLNSPELIANNEAFHRMLTEGIKVVYQDRGNERGDLVWLVDFANPDNNEFVIANQLTVIGHSDHGHQSKRPDVVLFVNGLPLVVMELKNAADENATIKTAYQQLQTYKEVIPSLFTYNGLLVISDGLEAKVGSLSAGLSRFMAWKTADGKLEASALISQMETLINGLLNKATLLDLLRHFIVFEKSKKEDPATGVISISTVKKLAAYHQYYAVNAAVVSTLRAASSAVPCVAQTPESYGVASVKTQPPGDRKAGVVWHTQGSGKSLSMVFYTGKIVLTLDNPTIVVITDRNDLDDQLFDTFAACTQVLRQEPVQVDDRKDLKRLLKVGSGGVIFTTMQKFQPEEGNVYEELTDRRNVVVIADEAHRTQYGFKAKTVDEKDAQGNLIGKRVVYGFAKYLRDALPNATYLGFTGTPIEKTDVNTPAVFGNYVDIYDIAQAVEDGATKKIYYESRLARVSLSDEGKKLIAELDEELEQDELTETQKAKAKWTQMEALVGAEQRIRNVAQDLVAHFEKRQEVFAGKAMVVAMSRRIAAELYAEIIKLKPEWHSPDLTKGVIKVVMTAASADGPTLAGHHTTKQQRKTLAERMKDPEDELKLVIVRDMWLTGFDAPCMHTLYIDKPMQGHNLMQAIARVNRVYGDKPAGLVVDYLGIASDLKQALSFYADAGGKGAPMLAQEQAVALMLEKIEVVAGMYHGFPYEDYFEADTAKKLSMILAAEEHILGLEDGKKRYIDQVTALSQAFAIAIPHEQAMDVKDEIAFFQAVKARLAKFDSTGSGRTNDEIESTIHQVIDKALVSEQVIDVFDAAGIKKPDISILSEEFLLELKNREHKNVALEVLKKLLGDEIKARAKKNLVQSRTLMEMLQDAIKRYHAKVITAVEVMDELINISREIVKSDKQAKEMGMSDYEYAFYTAVANNDSARELMQQDKLRELAVVLFEKVKANASIDWTIKESVRAKLKVIVKRTLRQFGYPPDMQKLATETVLKQAEMLANELSRKTDNVH